The following are encoded together in the Lactuca sativa cultivar Salinas chromosome 1, Lsat_Salinas_v11, whole genome shotgun sequence genome:
- the LOC111908305 gene encoding DNA-directed RNA polymerases II, IV and V subunit 11: MNAPDRYERFVVPEGTKKVSYERDTKIINAASFTIEREDHTIGNIVRMQLHRDGNVLFAGYKLPHPLQYKIIVRVHTSSQSSPMQAYNLAINDLDKELDHLKAAFEAEVARVSGEY; this comes from the exons ATGAATGCCCCAGATCGTTATGAGCGCTTTGTGGTTCCTGAAGGCACAAAGAA ggtttcctatGAAAGGGACACAAAGATCATAAATGCAGCTTCCTTCACTATAGAAAGAGAAGATCATACTATTGGAAACATCGTTCGCAT GCAGCTGCATAGGGATGGGAATGTTCTGTTTGCTGGTTACAAGCTTCCTCACCCTCTTCAGTACAAAATTATTGTTCGGGTTCACACAAGTAGCCAGTCTTCACCAATGCAGGCTTATAATCTAGCCATCAATGATCTGGACAAAGAACTTGATCATCTGAAGGCTGCATTTGAG GCGGAGGTTGCAAGGGTTTCTGGGGAGTACTAA